A genomic window from Sulfurospirillum multivorans DSM 12446 includes:
- a CDS encoding sensor histidine kinase — MPISSRCFLIQYTPIIVNSSQIEGCIITINDITQEYLLEQQHKTHEQIMLQHSKIASMGEMLVAITHQWRQPLSALLILIGMIKLNVQNSDHSDAVVENKIEEIIKIIHFMEQTLHSFKVFYQPNNEQKRVDLAEVLDEVVLIMKPIAQINTIELSFKYAKNLDYTVVLYPNYLKQIIINLVSNAKDALGEKSDLTQNSYIKILLDQNEQCYVIRVEDNGMGIQKEFISKLFCEMQTTKGENGTGNGLYLCKLLVENKLNGTIEIVSFANPTIFEVTLKKE, encoded by the coding sequence TTGCCTATTTCGTCACGATGCTTTTTGATTCAATATACCCCGATTATCGTCAACTCATCCCAAATCGAGGGATGTATTATTACGATCAATGACATCACTCAAGAATACCTTTTAGAGCAGCAGCATAAAACCCATGAGCAAATCATGCTTCAACACAGCAAAATTGCTTCTATGGGAGAGATGTTAGTCGCAATTACACATCAATGGAGACAGCCTCTTTCCGCACTTCTAATTTTAATAGGAATGATTAAACTCAATGTGCAAAATTCGGATCATTCGGATGCCGTTGTAGAGAATAAAATCGAAGAAATCATCAAGATTATTCACTTTATGGAACAAACACTTCATTCATTTAAAGTGTTCTATCAGCCAAATAATGAGCAAAAGAGAGTCGATCTTGCAGAAGTATTAGATGAAGTTGTGTTAATCATGAAGCCAATTGCGCAAATTAACACCATAGAGTTATCATTTAAATATGCAAAAAATCTTGATTACACCGTTGTGCTGTATCCTAATTACTTAAAGCAAATTATCATTAACTTAGTTTCTAACGCAAAAGATGCCCTTGGTGAAAAGAGTGATCTTACTCAAAATAGTTATATTAAGATTTTGCTGGATCAAAATGAGCAGTGCTATGTGATTAGGGTTGAAGATAATGGTATGGGCATTCAAAAAGAATTTATAAGCAAACTCTTTTGCGAAATGCAAACCACTAAAGGTGAAAATGGAACGGGGAATGGATTGTATTTGTGTAAGCTTTTGGTAGAGAATAAATTAAATGGTACAATTGAGATAGTTTCATTTGCAAATCCTACAATTTTTGAAGTCACCTTGAAAAAGGAGTGA
- a CDS encoding response regulator transcription factor → MNKDVLKLLKQLNVLLVEDDPFLGQTIFDALNPYCGHVTLDCDGEAGLDSFFQGTFNVVITDINLPKKTGISLAGEIRRSNKEIIIIILTAHDTEHNIHSAIDIGVFAFLHKPFQLEQLYNTLLMSLSKIQADHKLLNLGKNHIYNVKTKEIFCGDEMIRLTRTESLLLQILVSNMGQVITFDSIERSVWYEKQATPDTIRMYINKLRAKLYYELIENVQGYGYKLVPNI, encoded by the coding sequence ATGAATAAAGATGTATTGAAGCTTTTAAAACAACTCAATGTACTTTTAGTGGAAGATGATCCTTTTTTAGGGCAAACCATTTTTGATGCTTTGAACCCATACTGTGGACACGTAACATTGGATTGTGATGGTGAAGCAGGTTTGGATAGCTTTTTTCAAGGCACTTTCAATGTAGTCATTACAGACATTAATCTACCTAAAAAAACAGGAATTTCTCTTGCTGGGGAGATTCGACGAAGCAATAAAGAGATTATTATCATCATCTTAACAGCGCATGATACAGAGCACAATATTCATTCTGCAATTGACATTGGTGTTTTTGCTTTTTTACATAAACCATTTCAACTCGAACAACTTTATAATACATTGTTGATGTCGCTCAGTAAGATTCAAGCAGATCATAAACTGCTAAATTTGGGCAAAAACCACATCTACAATGTTAAAACAAAAGAGATTTTTTGTGGTGATGAAATGATACGTTTAACACGAACAGAATCCCTTCTTTTACAAATATTGGTAAGTAATATGGGGCAAGTAATTACGTTTGATAGCATAGAAAGAAGTGTTTGGTATGAGAAACAAGCAACACCTGATACCATTCGAATGTATATCAATAAGTTAAGAGCAAAGTTATATTATGAGCTCATAGAAAATGTTCAAGGCTACGGATATAAACTTGTACCAAACATATAA
- a CDS encoding LysE/ArgO family amino acid transporter: MNAFISGFSLGFSLILAIGAQNAFVLKQGIKKEHVFVICFVCALSDAILIFAGVSGFGYLVEQFPSLQTVAKYGGFAFLFVYGLKSFYSAWSMSHELSPLDQPTTSLTKTILLVLAFTWLNPHVYLDTVILLGSVSTKFGSLSPLFGFGAMTSSFVFFFSLGYGARILTPIFQKPISWKILEVLIGIVMLSLAFMLLGL; encoded by the coding sequence ATGAACGCATTTATTTCAGGTTTTAGTCTCGGTTTTTCACTTATCTTAGCCATAGGGGCGCAAAATGCTTTTGTGCTGAAGCAAGGCATTAAAAAAGAGCATGTCTTTGTCATCTGTTTTGTCTGCGCACTCTCTGATGCTATCTTAATTTTCGCTGGTGTTTCGGGGTTTGGGTATTTGGTGGAGCAGTTTCCCTCTTTGCAAACGGTGGCGAAGTATGGTGGTTTTGCCTTTTTGTTTGTCTATGGTTTGAAAAGTTTTTACTCTGCGTGGAGCATGTCGCATGAGCTGAGTCCGCTCGACCAACCTACAACGTCACTGACAAAAACCATTCTGCTTGTACTCGCCTTTACGTGGCTGAATCCGCATGTGTATCTTGATACCGTCATCTTACTGGGCTCCGTTTCGACCAAGTTTGGCTCCCTTTCACCGCTGTTTGGCTTTGGGGCGATGACTTCATCTTTCGTGTTTTTCTTCTCTTTGGGTTATGGTGCTAGGATTTTAACGCCTATTTTTCAAAAGCCAATTTCATGGAAGATTTTGGAAGTGCTTATTGGCATCGTGATGCTCTCTTTAGCATTTATGCTACTCGGATTGTAA
- a CDS encoding methyl-accepting chemotaxis protein, translating to MSISRQLIVMLSIAILGICSVFAISISKMDQVYTDTNYGNVNVVPSILIMNEIMEDYYYLRVYAFEFLSATDQKSMDESASMIKEIREKLDNKVASYVNLISDAKDKELFEKDKEILKQYNALLDQFLELSKANQKEEARTLAFAKRPFLATIGDTLRGHMNYNKELSEKMAFEASQTKDTASALMIGLSLLVIALVIITSIIIRRNILQGVHLIRDSMVSFVQNKILTFRITYEKKNEFKEIVESFNALVTTLEQTIVDAKQSSTENASVSHELSSTSMQIGRNAEKSTTIVENTIQEIATIKTFVQETATLSEQMKKSITDAGQRLDNAKNEVITLRNEVGIASEAETALAQKLEQMSHDAEQVKQILTVISDIADQTNLLALNAAIEAARAGEHGRGFAVVADEVRKLAERTQNSLTEINATINVIVQSIVDSSDQMGRNAKNIQRLSDVSTGVESTILGTTTVMQESVVSVTTSAANSIRIASDTDRIVTMVTNINALTSENARSVEEIASAADHLSKLAENLNGKLNQFKS from the coding sequence ATGAGTATTTCAAGACAGCTTATCGTGATGTTGAGCATTGCAATTTTGGGCATTTGTTCTGTTTTTGCCATCAGTATTTCCAAGATGGATCAGGTGTATACGGATACAAATTATGGCAATGTGAATGTTGTGCCAAGTATTTTGATTATGAACGAGATCATGGAAGATTATTATTATTTACGCGTGTATGCTTTTGAGTTTCTCTCCGCTACGGATCAAAAATCAATGGACGAATCTGCATCGATGATTAAAGAAATTAGAGAAAAATTGGACAACAAAGTGGCGTCCTATGTCAATTTAATATCAGATGCCAAAGATAAAGAGCTTTTTGAAAAAGACAAAGAAATCTTAAAACAGTACAATGCCTTGTTAGATCAATTTTTAGAACTCTCGAAAGCCAATCAAAAAGAGGAAGCACGTACGCTTGCTTTTGCTAAACGACCGTTTTTAGCAACAATAGGCGATACCCTTCGTGGTCATATGAATTACAATAAAGAGTTGTCCGAGAAAATGGCATTTGAAGCATCTCAGACCAAAGATACAGCCAGTGCGCTTATGATAGGGCTTTCCTTATTGGTGATCGCTTTAGTCATCATTACGAGCATCATCATTCGTCGCAATATCCTTCAAGGTGTTCATCTTATCCGCGATAGCATGGTCTCTTTTGTACAGAATAAAATACTGACATTTAGAATTACCTATGAAAAAAAGAACGAATTTAAAGAAATTGTTGAGAGTTTTAATGCTTTAGTGACAACCTTAGAGCAGACGATTGTCGATGCCAAACAATCATCGACTGAAAATGCTTCCGTGTCGCATGAGCTTAGTTCAACCAGTATGCAAATAGGGCGCAATGCTGAAAAAAGTACGACGATTGTCGAAAATACAATTCAAGAGATTGCAACGATTAAAACGTTTGTACAAGAGACGGCAACGCTTTCAGAACAGATGAAAAAAAGCATCACCGATGCAGGACAAAGACTGGATAATGCTAAAAATGAAGTCATCACTCTTCGTAATGAAGTAGGCATTGCCAGTGAAGCCGAAACAGCTTTGGCTCAAAAACTAGAGCAGATGAGTCATGATGCCGAGCAGGTAAAACAGATCTTGACGGTTATCTCAGACATTGCCGATCAAACCAATCTTCTTGCTCTCAATGCCGCCATCGAAGCCGCACGAGCAGGGGAACATGGACGAGGATTTGCCGTTGTTGCCGATGAAGTGCGAAAACTTGCAGAGCGGACGCAAAATTCACTCACTGAGATCAATGCGACTATTAACGTTATTGTCCAGTCCATCGTTGATTCTTCCGATCAAATGGGCAGAAATGCGAAAAACATTCAACGCCTTTCCGATGTCTCAACAGGTGTGGAATCGACCATTCTTGGCACCACAACGGTCATGCAAGAAAGTGTTGTCTCTGTCACTACGAGTGCGGCAAATTCGATTCGCATCGCTAGCGACACGGATAGAATCGTCACAATGGTCACGAACATAAACGCTCTGACGAGTGAAAATGCCAGAAGTGTTGAAGAGATCGCCTCTGCGGCGGATCATCTCTCTAAATTGGCTGAAAATCTTAATGGTAAATTGAACCAATTTAAGTCGTAA
- a CDS encoding methyl-accepting chemotaxis protein, producing the protein MNISKQLLVMLTVAILATFTIFGISFIKMNTVFEETNYSNVNSLPSVFVLNNAMQEAYRLRLYVWEHISQSDQKEWERVEGNIEKAKISLKESLKAYELLFSNDQDKVFFSKDNEAVERYFSLLETLTILSREQKQTEINAMVSSNKLIIQNLTHVFEEHMKYNFELAKNEADHAMDEKQKAIYIMIFVSMASMITLLLLGLSIRHNIIKGVKIISDGMVSFVQNKALSFRITYDKKNELKKISDSFNALVTTLEHTIVDAKHSSSENASVSHELSTTSMQIGRNAEKSTTIVENTIQEIATIKTFVQETAALSELMKKSITDAGQKLDNAKNEVITLRNEVGIASEAETALAQKLEQMSHDAEQVKQILTVISDIADQTNLLALNAAIEAARAGEHGRGFAVVADEVRKLAERTQNSLTEINATINVIVQSIVDSSEQMGRNAKNIQRLSDVSTGVESTILGTTTVMQESVVSVTTSAANSIRIASDTDRIVTMVTNINALTSENARSVEEIASAADHLSKLAENLNGKLNQFKS; encoded by the coding sequence ATGAATATTTCAAAACAACTTTTAGTCATGCTTACGGTTGCTATTCTTGCAACATTTACGATTTTTGGAATTAGTTTTATAAAAATGAATACAGTATTTGAGGAGACAAATTACAGTAATGTCAATTCTCTTCCGAGCGTATTTGTGTTGAATAATGCCATGCAAGAGGCGTATCGTTTAAGATTGTATGTGTGGGAGCACATATCTCAATCCGATCAGAAAGAGTGGGAACGAGTCGAGGGAAATATTGAGAAAGCAAAAATATCGCTTAAAGAGAGTTTGAAAGCGTATGAACTTTTGTTTTCAAATGATCAAGATAAGGTATTTTTTTCGAAAGATAACGAGGCAGTTGAGCGCTATTTTAGTTTGTTAGAAACATTAACAATCTTGTCACGAGAGCAGAAACAAACTGAAATTAATGCAATGGTAAGTAGTAATAAACTGATTATTCAAAACTTAACCCATGTCTTTGAAGAGCATATGAAATACAATTTTGAACTTGCAAAAAATGAAGCCGATCATGCGATGGATGAAAAACAAAAGGCTATTTATATAATGATCTTTGTCTCTATGGCTTCGATGATAACGCTTCTATTGTTAGGTCTTTCCATTCGACACAATATTATCAAAGGTGTTAAAATTATTAGCGATGGGATGGTCTCCTTTGTGCAAAACAAAGCACTTAGCTTTAGAATCACCTATGACAAGAAAAATGAGCTTAAAAAGATCTCCGATAGCTTTAACGCTCTAGTGACGACCTTAGAGCATACTATTGTCGATGCCAAGCACTCTTCGAGCGAAAATGCCTCTGTGTCACATGAATTAAGTACAACGAGTATGCAAATCGGTCGAAATGCCGAGAAAAGTACGACCATCGTTGAAAATACGATTCAAGAGATCGCGACGATTAAAACTTTTGTACAAGAGACCGCAGCACTTTCAGAATTGATGAAAAAAAGTATCACGGATGCAGGTCAAAAACTGGATAACGCTAAAAATGAGGTCATTACCCTTCGCAATGAAGTGGGCATCGCAAGTGAAGCCGAAACAGCTTTGGCTCAAAAACTAGAGCAGATGAGTCACGACGCTGAGCAAGTGAAACAGATTTTGACGGTTATCTCTGATATTGCTGATCAAACGAATTTGCTAGCGCTTAATGCCGCCATTGAAGCCGCACGAGCAGGGGAACATGGACGTGGATTTGCCGTTGTTGCCGATGAAGTGCGAAAACTAGCCGAGCGAACTCAAAATTCACTGACCGAGATCAATGCAACGATTAACGTTATCGTCCAGTCTATTGTTGATTCATCCGAGCAGATGGGCAGAAATGCGAAAAACATTCAACGCCTTTCCGATGTCTCAACAGGTGTGGAATCGACCATTCTTGGGACTACAACCGTGATGCAAGAAAGTGTTGTCTCTGTCACCACCAGTGCAGCAAACTCGATTCGCATCGCCAGTGATACAGATAGAATCGTCACAATGGTCACGAACATAAACGCTCTAACGAGTGAGAATGCCAGAAGTGTTGAAGAGATCGCCTCTGCGGCGGATCATCTCTCTAAATTGGCTGAAAATCTTAATGGTAAATTGAACCAATTTAAGTCGTAA
- a CDS encoding DUF2179 domain-containing protein: protein MSELFQQEWFTLYGIPVLIALARIADVSIGTLRIIFVSKGLRLWAPILGFFEVTIWLLAISKVMENLTNPINYIAYAIGFSLGNYIGMYIENRLAIGMVVVRIITKRDSQALVAVLRDLGYSVTVVDADGNTGAVSIVFTLIKRSNIKVITPLILHYNPQAVYSIEDVRHASDPNFPTIITRRSRFSQFIRGVRK from the coding sequence ATGAGTGAGTTATTTCAACAAGAGTGGTTTACACTGTACGGCATTCCCGTTTTAATTGCTCTTGCGCGTATTGCCGATGTGAGCATTGGCACACTTCGCATTATTTTTGTCTCCAAAGGTCTTAGACTGTGGGCACCTATTTTAGGTTTTTTTGAAGTTACTATCTGGCTTTTAGCCATCTCTAAAGTGATGGAAAATCTGACCAATCCTATTAATTATATTGCCTATGCCATTGGTTTTTCACTGGGAAATTACATTGGTATGTACATCGAGAATCGCTTAGCGATTGGTATGGTCGTTGTACGTATCATTACCAAGCGTGATTCTCAAGCTTTAGTAGCCGTTTTGCGTGACCTTGGGTATAGTGTCACCGTTGTGGATGCGGATGGAAATACGGGTGCTGTCAGCATTGTTTTTACACTGATTAAACGCTCCAATATTAAAGTCATCACACCGCTTATTTTGCACTATAACCCTCAAGCGGTCTATTCTATTGAAGATGTGAGACATGCGAGCGATCCAAATTTTCCAACGATTATTACAAGGCGCTCACGTTTCTCACAATTTATAAGAGGTGTACGCAAGTAA
- a CDS encoding phosphate/phosphite/phosphonate ABC transporter substrate-binding protein has protein sequence MLLRFFLFSFLLFTTLSAKEYTFATYPSNTPAKIIQALTPLMEYLSAQSGDTFKLIVTKDYEELTRRIEEKSVDFAWVNTKNFVLLKEKIPSLRYLVTYLEHSKSGKITPYYQSFIVARKDANITSLEGAQGKHFAFTDKESTSGYAYPMMIFEEHHINPYTFFQKVFFLKKHDKVVEALMSHSIEVGAISDGTYYTALEKYGDRLTILATSEPIPLDAIVASANVSLKESQRIAHILENIPLDAPSNKAFEEHLGWASAGFVKKDEHFYETFKRTLKVPLYETLQ, from the coding sequence ATGCTTCTAAGATTCTTTCTTTTCTCTTTTTTACTTTTTACTACCTTAAGCGCTAAAGAGTATACATTCGCAACCTACCCTTCCAACACACCTGCAAAGATCATACAAGCACTTACCCCTTTAATGGAGTACTTAAGTGCGCAAAGTGGCGATACATTTAAGCTCATTGTGACAAAAGACTACGAAGAACTCACAAGGCGCATTGAAGAAAAAAGCGTTGATTTTGCATGGGTCAATACGAAAAATTTTGTGCTTCTTAAAGAAAAAATCCCTTCCCTTCGCTACCTTGTCACCTACTTGGAACACTCTAAAAGTGGTAAAATTACCCCGTATTATCAATCCTTTATTGTAGCGAGGAAAGACGCTAATATTACTTCATTGGAAGGTGCACAGGGTAAACACTTCGCCTTTACTGACAAAGAGTCAACCTCTGGCTATGCGTACCCCATGATGATTTTTGAAGAGCATCACATCAACCCCTACACCTTTTTTCAAAAAGTCTTTTTTCTTAAAAAACACGATAAAGTCGTTGAAGCACTGATGAGCCACTCCATTGAAGTTGGCGCTATCTCGGATGGAACCTACTACACCGCTTTGGAAAAATACGGTGATCGTCTTACCATTCTTGCCACGTCTGAGCCCATTCCGCTTGATGCCATTGTAGCCTCCGCAAATGTCTCCTTAAAAGAGAGTCAACGCATTGCGCATATTCTTGAAAACATCCCTTTAGATGCGCCCTCCAACAAAGCGTTTGAAGAACATCTTGGATGGGCCAGTGCTGGCTTTGTGAAAAAAGATGAGCACTTCTACGAAACCTTTAAACGAACTCTCAAAGTGCCTCTGTATGAAACTCTACAATAA
- a CDS encoding GGDEF domain-containing protein, whose amino-acid sequence MKLYNKILFLTIMQLAAILLFGIYQIQSLYLTQKTAFDQKSLIQSEMIQKRFEEKLESLQKTAQILINSQEVITGIISNDTDMLYNWSKLFLSSSIDKIHFIDLDGTIISRGELEFRFADDVSKRFYVQQALQNDTFLGIDLVDGEECLVYAKRVKQYGQKPIGIISIALIIDDALLASMVQGTTMSIAYHSEHQTLSTTKEQKLTNASSLHVMLQAGSIKEASFNIGLTSAEELSALKEARTNFFVGIGFALIILVLALHFTLLKHLREYKALAQVLIDFYEDRLDIKEVIATIKQVTKERTTPEVKKIAEALFNMSQKVADTQNALELLSSTDQLTNLSNRRKLEECLEQKLKESERGSFFSIVMIDIDRFKTINDTYGHEIGDHVLIHTARLMRESIRTSDILGRWGGEEFLLILPQTSLEGALVMAEQMRSTIHHFTFEHYPQRVTMSLGVSIHHVGDTPNSILRRADNALYRAKNSGRNRVEHED is encoded by the coding sequence ATGAAACTCTACAATAAAATCCTCTTTCTAACGATCATGCAGCTTGCTGCCATTTTACTTTTTGGTATCTACCAAATTCAATCCCTTTACCTGACCCAAAAAACAGCTTTTGATCAAAAAAGTCTGATCCAATCGGAGATGATTCAAAAGCGCTTTGAAGAAAAACTCGAATCATTACAAAAAACGGCGCAAATCCTCATCAATTCCCAAGAGGTCATTACGGGCATTATCAGCAATGACACCGATATGCTCTACAATTGGAGCAAACTCTTTCTCTCCTCTTCCATCGATAAAATTCATTTTATCGATTTGGATGGCACCATCATCAGCCGAGGTGAGCTGGAATTTCGCTTTGCCGATGATGTTTCAAAGCGTTTCTACGTTCAACAAGCCCTTCAAAATGACACGTTCCTAGGCATCGATCTAGTCGATGGAGAGGAGTGTTTAGTCTACGCAAAGCGCGTTAAGCAGTACGGACAAAAGCCCATCGGCATCATCAGTATTGCACTGATTATCGATGACGCTTTGCTTGCTTCTATGGTGCAAGGTACCACGATGAGCATCGCTTACCACTCTGAGCATCAAACCCTCTCTACAACGAAAGAGCAAAAACTTACCAACGCCTCATCTTTACATGTAATGCTCCAAGCAGGAAGCATTAAAGAGGCAAGCTTTAACATCGGACTGACTTCGGCAGAAGAGCTCAGTGCCCTCAAAGAGGCGCGTACTAACTTTTTTGTGGGTATTGGGTTTGCCCTCATCATACTTGTTCTTGCCCTTCATTTTACATTGCTGAAGCATCTTAGAGAGTATAAAGCGCTTGCGCAAGTCCTCATTGACTTTTACGAAGACCGTTTGGATATCAAGGAGGTTATTGCTACCATCAAGCAGGTAACCAAAGAGCGTACCACGCCTGAGGTGAAAAAAATTGCCGAAGCACTGTTTAATATGAGCCAAAAAGTCGCCGACACCCAAAATGCACTTGAACTCTTAAGCAGTACCGACCAGCTAACCAATCTTTCCAACCGACGCAAACTAGAGGAGTGTTTGGAGCAAAAACTCAAAGAGAGTGAGCGAGGAAGCTTCTTTTCGATTGTTATGATCGACATTGACCGTTTTAAAACCATCAACGATACCTACGGACACGAGATAGGCGATCACGTTTTGATTCATACCGCACGTCTGATGCGTGAATCCATCCGAACCAGTGATATACTCGGACGTTGGGGTGGAGAAGAGTTTTTACTGATTTTACCCCAAACAAGCCTTGAAGGAGCGCTGGTTATGGCAGAACAGATGCGCTCAACCATTCACCATTTCACGTTTGAGCACTACCCACAACGTGTCACGATGAGTTTGGGCGTCTCCATACACCATGTGGGCGACACACCCAATAGCATTTTAAGGCGTGCCGATAACGCACTGTACCGAGCCAAAAACAGCGGAAGGAACAGGGTTGAACATGAAGATTAA
- a CDS encoding phosphate/phosphite/phosphonate ABC transporter substrate-binding protein, whose protein sequence is MKIKNVLSIVLLLCISLFATEKQKLVFAVNPYKTTPELQMIHAELIDYLEKALDSEIIFVVSKDYNHLITLIEQGSVDIASISPKLFATLRLQEPMIPYLASIKFADERGTARSSYHSLIITLKDSSIQTFADLKGKSFGFTDVDSTSGYLYPQFMMRQNGIDPAKELGKIYMLKKHPKIIQALFEKSIDAGAVYDGIYRALPKTDQEKIRILSTSEEIPYDAMIASKQMDKAFRTKIRALLLAFHSKHGRIAGFENKSLALYDRLLDLE, encoded by the coding sequence ATGAAGATTAAAAACGTTTTGAGCATTGTGCTCCTCTTGTGCATCTCACTTTTTGCCACTGAAAAACAAAAGCTTGTCTTTGCGGTTAACCCGTATAAAACCACTCCAGAGCTTCAAATGATTCACGCGGAGTTGATTGATTACCTTGAAAAAGCATTAGACAGTGAGATCATTTTTGTGGTCTCCAAAGATTACAATCATCTCATTACCTTGATAGAACAAGGCAGTGTCGACATCGCCTCTATTTCGCCTAAACTGTTTGCCACACTGCGTCTTCAAGAGCCAATGATTCCCTATTTAGCGAGCATTAAATTTGCCGATGAGCGGGGAACTGCCAGAAGCTCGTATCATAGCTTGATTATTACACTAAAGGATAGTTCCATTCAAACCTTTGCCGATTTGAAAGGCAAAAGCTTTGGATTTACCGATGTTGATTCAACCTCAGGGTACCTCTATCCACAGTTTATGATGCGCCAAAATGGGATTGATCCTGCGAAAGAGCTTGGCAAGATTTATATGCTTAAAAAACATCCTAAGATCATTCAAGCTTTATTTGAAAAATCAATCGACGCAGGGGCTGTGTACGATGGTATTTACCGCGCACTTCCCAAAACAGATCAAGAAAAAATTCGCATCCTGTCCACGTCAGAAGAGATCCCTTATGATGCAATGATCGCTTCAAAACAGATGGATAAAGCCTTTAGAACAAAGATCAGAGCACTTCTTTTGGCATTTCATTCAAAGCATGGAAGAATTGCAGGATTTGAAAACAAGTCACTCGCGCTCTACGATAGATTACTCGATTTGGAGTAG
- a CDS encoding YwbE family protein, translated as MTAGQSRSNIQKGVKVLIVLKEDQRSGKLTEGVVKDILTNSANHPHGIKVRLESGDVGRVKEIIL; from the coding sequence ATGACTGCAGGACAGAGTCGAAGTAACATTCAAAAAGGGGTTAAAGTATTGATCGTTTTAAAAGAAGATCAACGCAGTGGCAAGCTCACCGAGGGCGTGGTTAAAGACATTTTGACCAATTCAGCGAACCATCCCCATGGCATCAAAGTGCGCCTTGAGAGTGGTGATGTTGGGCGTGTGAAAGAGATCATTCTCTAA